The following are from one region of the Thermanaerothrix sp. genome:
- the guaA gene encoding glutamine-hydrolyzing GMP synthase, producing MEVKDMVVVLDCGSQYTQLIARRVRELEVYSEILPWDAEPEEILSRSPKGIIVSGGPRSCVEEGAPKLPERLLKSGIPILGICYGMQMLAHQMGGQVVKAPSAEYGRCKVRVECQGTLLGGFPQEFTVWMSHWDQVEQVPPGAKVLARSESGAVAAFELEGGRISALQFHPEVAHTENGTLALSNFLFQVCRCERSWVLTDWVEQMVQSIRRQVGEDRVICGLSGGVDSTVAAVLTSRAIGDRLRCIFVDNGLLRKDEARQVMDTYAKLDLNVKMVDASDRFLGALKGVEEPEAKRKVIGEVFVRVFEEESALVEGAKWLLQGTLYPDVIESGHQGKGAAVIKSHHNVGGLPDFMKLKVLEPLRDLFKDEVRRIGAILGVPDGFLKRHPFPGPGLAVRCLGEVAKERLDVLREADHILQEEISNFRLYDSLWQCFCVLLPVRSVGVMGDVRTYAETAVIRAVESQDGMTADWARLPYELLDRVSRRICNEVRGINRVVLDITGKPPATIEWE from the coding sequence TCATAGTCTCCGGGGGTCCTAGGAGCTGCGTGGAAGAGGGAGCCCCAAAGCTTCCCGAAAGGCTCCTCAAGTCGGGCATCCCCATTTTGGGCATATGCTACGGCATGCAGATGCTGGCCCATCAGATGGGAGGGCAGGTGGTCAAGGCCCCAAGCGCGGAGTACGGCCGCTGCAAGGTCCGGGTGGAGTGCCAGGGCACGCTGCTCGGCGGCTTCCCACAGGAGTTCACCGTTTGGATGAGCCACTGGGACCAGGTGGAGCAGGTGCCGCCGGGCGCCAAGGTCTTAGCCAGGAGCGAGTCCGGCGCCGTGGCGGCCTTTGAGCTGGAGGGGGGCAGGATTTCCGCCCTTCAGTTCCATCCGGAGGTGGCCCACACGGAGAACGGCACCCTGGCGCTTTCCAACTTCCTGTTCCAGGTATGCCGCTGCGAGAGGAGCTGGGTGCTCACCGATTGGGTGGAACAGATGGTCCAGAGCATCCGACGGCAGGTTGGGGAGGACCGGGTTATCTGCGGCCTTTCCGGCGGGGTGGACTCCACGGTGGCGGCGGTGCTGACCTCCAGGGCCATAGGGGATAGGCTCCGCTGCATATTCGTGGACAACGGGCTTCTTCGAAAGGACGAGGCCCGGCAGGTGATGGACACCTACGCCAAACTGGATCTTAACGTGAAGATGGTGGACGCGTCGGACCGCTTCCTTGGGGCCCTCAAGGGGGTGGAGGAGCCGGAGGCCAAGAGGAAGGTAATAGGAGAGGTGTTCGTTAGGGTCTTCGAGGAGGAGTCCGCCCTGGTGGAGGGGGCCAAGTGGCTTCTTCAGGGAACTCTGTATCCCGACGTGATCGAGAGCGGGCACCAGGGCAAGGGGGCGGCGGTGATAAAGTCCCACCACAACGTGGGGGGGCTTCCGGACTTCATGAAGCTCAAGGTGCTGGAGCCCCTGAGGGACCTCTTCAAGGACGAGGTGAGGAGGATAGGAGCCATACTTGGGGTCCCCGACGGGTTCCTCAAGCGGCATCCCTTCCCGGGACCCGGCCTTGCGGTTAGGTGCCTTGGGGAGGTAGCCAAGGAGCGGCTTGACGTGCTTAGGGAGGCGGATCACATACTGCAGGAGGAGATCTCCAACTTCCGCCTGTACGACTCCCTTTGGCAGTGTTTCTGCGTGCTGCTGCCGGTCAGGTCCGTGGGGGTGATGGGGGATGTGAGAACCTACGCGGAGACCGCGGTTATAAGGGCGGTGGAGTCCCAGGACGGCATGACCGCCGACTGGGCGAGGCTTCCCTACGAGCTCCTGGACCGGGTGAGCCGCCGCATATGCAACGAGGTGCGTGGTATAAACCGGGTGGTCCTTGACATAACCGGCAAGCCGCCGGCCACCATCGAGTGGGAGTAG
- a CDS encoding sodium-translocating pyrophosphatase, whose protein sequence is MGYSWLGVVGGTGVLAILFALVATGRINAFKVENENVVRLSGIIQRGAMAFLYREYKALIPFVAVVGALLAYKIGVPSAVCFVIGAVCSASTGYAGMKVATKSNGKTAFAATMGMNSALKLAFQGGSVMGMTVVGVGVIGIVAMYVLFGDPNVIASFGFGASSIALFARVGGGIYTKAADVGADLVGKVEAGIPEDDPRNPAVIADNVGDNVGDIAGMGADLFESYVNSIIAAMSVGAMVFGTAGVAYPLFLAAVGIVASILGTFFVRVKEGGDPQLALRMGLISTGVFMILGTFFVTRWIFQDLTLFWAVVAGVAAGVAIGYVTEIYTSASYKPVQEIADASNTGYATNVLAGIGVGMKSTGWPVVFICAATLAGVKFGGLYGIACSAVGMLAITGMALSVDAYGPIADNAGGIAEMSGLPKEVRNITDKLDAVGNTTAAIGKGLAIGSAALTALALFVTYGQAVKLSAIDLKDPKVMVGLFIGGLLPFIFSALSIQAVGRAAQRMIDEVRRQFREIPGIMEGTAEPQYERCVDISTAAALREMVVPGLMAVAVPVLVGYFLGVQALGGLLGGSIVTGVMMAIFMSNAGGAWDNAKKYIEEGHHGGKGTPAHAAAVVGDTVGDPFKDTAGPSLNILIKLMSVVALVLAPLFL, encoded by the coding sequence ATGGGTTACTCGTGGTTAGGAGTGGTGGGCGGAACCGGCGTTCTGGCCATCCTGTTCGCGTTGGTGGCCACGGGGCGCATCAACGCCTTCAAGGTGGAAAACGAGAACGTGGTTCGCCTCTCCGGCATCATCCAGAGGGGCGCTATGGCGTTTCTCTACAGGGAGTACAAGGCGCTCATCCCCTTTGTGGCGGTGGTTGGAGCCCTTTTGGCTTACAAGATAGGGGTGCCCAGCGCGGTGTGCTTCGTGATAGGCGCCGTATGCAGCGCCTCCACGGGCTACGCGGGCATGAAGGTGGCCACCAAGTCCAACGGTAAGACCGCCTTCGCCGCCACCATGGGCATGAACTCCGCCCTGAAGCTGGCCTTCCAGGGCGGCAGCGTCATGGGCATGACCGTGGTGGGTGTGGGCGTGATCGGCATCGTGGCCATGTACGTGCTCTTTGGCGACCCCAACGTGATAGCCAGCTTCGGATTCGGCGCCAGCTCCATAGCCCTGTTCGCCAGGGTGGGGGGCGGCATTTACACCAAGGCCGCCGACGTGGGCGCCGACCTGGTGGGCAAGGTGGAGGCGGGCATACCGGAGGACGACCCCAGGAACCCGGCGGTCATCGCGGACAACGTGGGTGACAACGTGGGCGACATCGCCGGCATGGGCGCCGACCTCTTCGAGTCCTACGTCAACTCCATCATAGCCGCCATGTCCGTGGGGGCCATGGTCTTCGGCACCGCCGGGGTGGCTTATCCGCTGTTCCTCGCCGCGGTTGGCATAGTGGCCTCCATACTCGGCACCTTCTTCGTGAGGGTCAAGGAGGGTGGAGATCCGCAGCTTGCCCTTCGGATGGGGCTTATCTCCACCGGGGTGTTCATGATCCTAGGCACCTTCTTCGTCACCCGTTGGATCTTCCAGGATCTTACCCTCTTCTGGGCGGTGGTGGCCGGCGTGGCCGCCGGCGTGGCCATCGGCTACGTGACCGAGATATACACCTCCGCCAGCTACAAGCCCGTCCAGGAGATAGCTGACGCCTCCAACACGGGCTACGCCACCAACGTGCTGGCGGGCATCGGAGTGGGCATGAAGTCCACCGGATGGCCGGTGGTCTTCATCTGCGCCGCCACCCTGGCGGGCGTCAAGTTCGGCGGACTCTATGGGATCGCCTGTTCCGCGGTGGGCATGCTGGCCATAACCGGCATGGCCCTGTCGGTGGACGCCTACGGCCCCATCGCCGACAACGCGGGTGGAATCGCCGAGATGAGCGGGCTCCCCAAGGAAGTAAGGAACATCACCGACAAGCTGGACGCCGTGGGCAACACCACCGCCGCCATAGGCAAGGGGCTTGCCATCGGTTCCGCCGCCCTTACCGCCCTGGCGCTCTTCGTGACCTATGGCCAGGCGGTCAAGCTCTCCGCCATAGACCTTAAGGACCCCAAGGTGATGGTGGGGCTCTTCATCGGCGGTCTTCTGCCCTTCATCTTCAGCGCCCTCTCCATCCAGGCGGTGGGCCGGGCGGCTCAGAGGATGATAGACGAGGTGCGCCGCCAGTTCCGGGAGATCCCGGGCATAATGGAGGGCACCGCGGAGCCCCAGTACGAGAGGTGCGTGGACATATCCACCGCCGCAGCCCTTCGGGAGATGGTGGTGCCCGGCCTCATGGCGGTGGCGGTGCCGGTGCTGGTGGGTTACTTCCTGGGAGTTCAGGCCCTTGGCGGGCTCCTTGGCGGATCCATAGTCACCGGCGTCATGATGGCCATCTTCATGTCCAACGCCGGCGGCGCTTGGGACAACGCCAAGAAGTACATCGAAGAGGGGCACCATGGCGGCAAGGGCACCCCTGCCCACGCCGCGGCGGTGGTGGGGGACACCGTCGGAGACCCCTTCAAGGATACCGCCGGTCCGAGCCTCAACATACTAATCAAGCTCATGTCCGTGGTGGCCCTGGTCTTGGCTCCCCTCTTCCTCTAA
- a CDS encoding HD-GYP domain-containing protein, with amino-acid sequence MKTGEVADLSGDIFKVPVQDLISFGGIVAEDVMSVRGSVIIPKGTRLAMLGDSMLVLMRRLLDEGICYIHVRREDHVEQDALDSFIDQVMSSNVIIDPEVANRSITEVKSLFESIRTQRITPELMGPISEVAKELLEQILTKPKILFSVAKVRHWDEYTFVHSFNTAAISGFLAHRMASEFAEIAVLGGLLHDLGKARIPLEILNKPGPLTEEEFNLMKTHPLLGEQLARELGIDNPHILAIIRSHHERWSGAGYPDGKRGEDINFLSRIVAVADAFDAMTSERSYKQAVPFREAVNTIILDGGTHFDPKVSRLLLTSFGMYPPGSVVELSDKSIGVVVSSGGEDLLRPVVMIKVNPDGSLNESLHLMDLKRSDLRIRRYLGWEGKRAL; translated from the coding sequence TTGAAAACGGGGGAGGTGGCGGATCTGAGCGGGGATATCTTCAAAGTGCCGGTGCAGGACCTCATAAGCTTCGGCGGCATCGTGGCCGAGGACGTCATGTCCGTGAGGGGTTCCGTCATCATCCCCAAGGGAACTAGGCTTGCCATGCTGGGGGACTCCATGCTGGTGCTGATGAGGCGGCTTCTGGACGAGGGCATCTGCTACATCCACGTCCGCCGGGAGGACCACGTGGAGCAGGACGCCCTGGACTCCTTCATAGACCAGGTGATGAGCTCCAACGTGATAATAGACCCGGAGGTGGCCAACAGGTCCATAACGGAGGTTAAGAGCCTGTTCGAGTCCATAAGAACCCAGCGGATAACCCCGGAGCTTATGGGCCCCATCTCAGAGGTGGCGAAGGAGCTGTTGGAGCAGATACTTACGAAGCCCAAGATATTGTTCTCCGTGGCCAAGGTGCGCCATTGGGACGAGTACACCTTCGTGCACTCCTTCAACACCGCCGCCATATCGGGCTTCCTTGCCCACCGGATGGCTTCGGAGTTCGCGGAGATCGCGGTGCTTGGGGGGCTTTTGCACGACCTTGGGAAGGCCCGGATACCCCTTGAGATCCTCAACAAGCCAGGCCCCTTGACGGAAGAGGAGTTCAACCTCATGAAAACCCATCCCCTCCTGGGGGAACAGCTGGCCAGGGAGCTTGGCATAGACAACCCCCACATCCTGGCGATAATAAGGAGCCACCACGAACGCTGGTCCGGCGCGGGCTACCCGGACGGCAAGCGCGGGGAGGACATAAACTTCCTGTCCCGCATCGTGGCGGTGGCGGACGCCTTCGACGCCATGACATCCGAGCGGAGCTACAAACAAGCGGTCCCATTCAGGGAGGCGGTGAACACCATCATCCTGGACGGGGGCACCCATTTCGACCCCAAGGTGAGCAGGCTCCTGCTCACCTCCTTCGGCATGTACCCCCCGGGATCGGTGGTGGAGCTGTCGGACAAGTCCATAGGGGTGGTGGTCTCGTCGGGGGGGGAAGACCTGCTGCGGCCGGTGGTCATGATCAAGGTAAACCCCGACGGTAGCCTCAACGAATCCCTGCACCTAATGGACCTTAAGCGGTCGGACCTTAGGATACGGCGGTACCTGGGATGGGAGGGGAAGAGGGCCCTGTAA
- a CDS encoding molybdopterin-guanine dinucleotide biosynthesis protein MobB, giving the protein MLPIVCVCGLKDSGKTTLCVKILDMLTQRGCHVGFIKRTSEEVLSPASTDTGKALGAVGSAVLLGPDGARFDMVGQWEVGELAMRLFPTKDLVLVEGGKSLRFPKVWVGKDAPKGVDGVFFTYWGGEEELEELCEKLLDMARRGHKRSRVFTPAGEVPMKDFVADFVRGGLLGMVRELKGVRFKRGWVRAYVWDEGEGEDS; this is encoded by the coding sequence ATGTTGCCCATAGTGTGTGTCTGCGGACTCAAGGACAGCGGCAAGACCACCCTTTGCGTCAAGATATTGGATATGTTGACCCAGAGGGGGTGTCACGTGGGTTTTATAAAGAGGACCAGCGAAGAGGTCCTCTCGCCGGCTTCCACCGATACCGGCAAGGCCCTTGGGGCGGTGGGATCCGCAGTGCTTTTAGGTCCCGACGGAGCCAGGTTTGACATGGTGGGTCAATGGGAGGTTGGGGAGCTTGCCATGCGCCTTTTCCCCACCAAGGACCTGGTTTTGGTGGAGGGGGGCAAGTCCCTGCGGTTCCCGAAGGTTTGGGTGGGCAAGGACGCTCCTAAGGGTGTGGATGGAGTCTTCTTCACCTACTGGGGTGGAGAGGAGGAGCTCGAGGAGCTGTGTGAGAAGCTCCTTGACATGGCAAGAAGGGGGCATAAAAGGAGCCGGGTCTTCACCCCCGCCGGGGAGGTTCCCATGAAGGACTTCGTGGCGGACTTCGTCCGTGGAGGGCTTCTGGGCATGGTCAGAGAGCTCAAGGGGGTTCGTTTTAAGAGGGGATGGGTCAGGGCCTATGTATGGGACGAAGGGGAGGGAGAGGATTCCTAA